One Molothrus ater isolate BHLD 08-10-18 breed brown headed cowbird chromosome 30, BPBGC_Mater_1.1, whole genome shotgun sequence DNA segment encodes these proteins:
- the LOC118697236 gene encoding keratin, type II cytoskeletal 5-like, protein MNLFDFQQLSQMQTQISDPSLVLSMDSSQSLDPTSIISKVKAQYEDITNWSHAEAESWYQSRYQELQLSARWHGGDLQNTRVGISEMNHLVQQLHSDMDSVKVQVAGLQMAIAEAEQHRDIALRDARARLEKLEATLQKAVADMAWQLQEYQKLMNIKLALDIEIGTYRKSKESRLSGEDVGAINISR, encoded by the exons atgaatttgtttGACTTCCAGCAGCTGTCCCAGATGCAGACCCAGATCTCTGACCCCTCGCTAGTGCTGTCCATGGACAGCAGCCAGAGCTTGGACCCGACCAGCATCATCAGCAAGGTCAAGGCACAGTATGAGGACATCACCAACTGGAGCCATGCTGAGGCTGAGTCCTGGTaccagagcagg taccaggagctgcagctctcgGCCCGCTGGCACGGGGGTGACCTCCAGAACACCAGGGTGGGGATCTCAGAGATGAACCACCTGGTCCAGCAGCTCCACTCAGACATGGACAGCGTCAAGGTGCAG GTGGCTGGGCTGCAGATGGCCAttgctgaggcagagcagcacagggacattGCCCTCAGGGATGCCAGGGCTAGGCTGGAGAAACTGGAGGCCACTCTGCAGAAAGCTGTT GCTGACAtggcctggcagctccaggaatACCAGAAGCTCATGAACATCAAGCTGGCCCTGGACATCGAGATTGGGACTTACAGGAAGAGCAAGGAGAGCAG GCTGTCTGGAGAAGATGTTGGTGCCATTAATATTTCTAGATAA
- the LOC118697250 gene encoding keratin, type II cytoskeletal 6A-like — protein sequence MSRQCTVRSQARRNFSTASAFIPNASSSSLCLRPALQAGSCGPTTAYGRLTGGFGSRSLYNLGECQRISIAGRGGVSYGPAGFGAGSGISCGFGGAAAGPFGFGGGPGFPAVPAGGIHEVSVNQSLLKPLNLQIDPHIQSIRKNEKDQIQTLNNKFASFIDKVRFLEQQNKVLETKWALLQEQGNKTVRKNIEPLFETYLNNLRRHLSSLTTEKENLRGELSKMQTIAEDFRNKYEDELNKRTDVEIEFVTLKKEVDTAYLDKAELQARLDSLTEEIDFLRALYEAELSQIQSQISDTSVILTMDNNRSLDMDSIIAEVKAQYEDIANRSRAEAESWYQSRYEELQATAGRHGDDLRNTKQEISELNRHVQRLRHEIDSVKKQVTGLQTAISDAEHRGELALKDARDKLEDLETALQKAKADLARQLREYQELMNVKLALDIEIVTYKKLLEGEECRLSGEGAGSVNISVTRSTSGTGYGGMNCLSSSGGAGGVVCAGMGVGSISGSGYGTGGSCMVGGSSSSFKSISTGSSARGYY from the exons ATGTCCCGCCAGTGCACTGTGAGGAGCCAGGCCAGAAGGAACTTCAGCACTGCTTCTGCCTTCATCCCaaatgccagcagctccagcctctgcctgcGCCCTGCACTCcaagctgggagctgtggcccCACCACTGCCTATGGAAGGCTCACTGGAGGCTTTGGAAGCAGGAGCCTCTACAACCTTGGTGAATGCCAGAGGATCTCCATAGCTGGAAGAGGGGGTGTCTCCTACGGACCCGCAGGTTTTGGTGCTGGCTCTGGGATCTCCTGTGGGTTTGGTGGGGCAGCTGCTGGTCCTTTTGGGTTTGGTGGTGGCCCTGgattccctgctgtcccagctgggggCATCCATGAAGTGTCAGTCAACCAGAGCCTTCTGAAGCCACTCAACCTGCAGATTGACCCCCATATCCAGAGTATCCGTAAGAATGAGAAGGATCAGATTCAAACCCTCAACAATAAATTTGCCTCCTTCATCGACAAG GTCCGATTCCTTGAACAACAAAACAAGGTCCTGGAGACCAAGTGGGCCCTTCTGCAAGAACAGGGGAACAAAACGGTGAGAAAGAACATTGAGCCCCTCTTTGAGACCTACCTGAACAACCTCAGGAGGCACCTGAGCAGCCTAACGACAGAGAAGGAGAACCTGAGAGGGGAGCTGAGCAAGATGCAGACCATTGCTGAGGACTTCAGGAACAA ATATGAAGACGAGCTCAACAAGCGCACGGATGTCGAGATCGAGTTTGTGACCCTGAAGAAG GAGGTGGACACTGCCTACCTggacaaggcagagctgcaggccaggctggattcGCTCACAGAGGAGATCGACTTCCTCAGAGCCCTCTACGAAGCT gaGTTGTCCCAGATACAGAGCCAGATCTCTGACACCTCTGTTATCCTGACCATGGACAACAACCGGAGCCTTGACATGGACAGCATCATCGCCGAGGTGAAGGCGCAGTACGAGGACATCGCCAACCGGAGCCGCGCCGAGGCCGAGTCCTGGTACCAGTCCAGG tatgaggagctgcaggccaCGGCTGGCAGGCATGGGGATGACCTCCGGAACACCAAGCAGGAGATCTCAGAGCTCAACCGCCACGTCCAGCGGCTCCGACACGAAATTGACAGCGTGAAAAAACAG GTCACTGGATTGCAGACGGCCATCAGTGACGCAGAACATCGTGGGGAGCTGGCCCTCAAGGATGCCAGGGACAAACTGGAGGACTTGgagacagctctgcagaaagccAAGGCTGACCTGGCCCGGCAGCTCCGGGAATACCAGGAGCTCATGAATGTCAAGCTGGCCCTGGATATTGAGATCGTGACTTATAAGAAGCTGCTGGAGGGTGAGGAGTGCAG GCTCTCTGGGGAAGGTGCTGGCTCAGTGAACATCT CTGTGACCAGAAGCACTTCAGGAACGGGATATGGAGGCATGAACTGCCTGAGCTCCAgtggtggggctggaggtgTGGTCTGTGCTGGAATGGGAGTAGgctccatctctggaagtgGATACGGCACAGGTGGCTCTTGCATGgttggaggcagcagctccagcttcaAGTCCATCTCCACCGGCTCTTCCGCCAGGGGATATTACTGA
- the LOC118697297 gene encoding keratin, type II cytoskeletal 75-like, translating into MSRQSTVRIQRGRSGFSAASAMVPNTCRTSFSSCSVTRLGSCNAGSGFARVGGGFGSKSLYNVGGCKKISVAGRGGSFYGSAGFGGGAGSVYGGGFGVPANLGYGYGAFGGGPGFPAGGIHEVSINQSLLKPLNLEIDPNIQRIRKEEKEQIKTLNNKFASFIDKVRFLEQQNKVLETKWSLLQEQGMKTVRNNLEPLFETYINNLRVQLNSLLSDKGRLEGELVNTQYLVEDFKKKYEDEINRRTIAENEFVTLKKDVDASYMNKVELQARADALSEEINFLRALYEAELSQMQTQISDTSVVLTMDNNRNLDLDSIISEVKAQYEDIANRSRAEAESWYQTKYEELQATAGRHGDDLRNTKQEISELNRHVQRLRSEIDSVKKQCANLKAAIADAEERGELTLKDARAKLAELEDALQQAKADLARQLREYQELMNVKLALDIEIATYRKLLEGEECRLAGDGVPVNISVTRTTVGSGYGGGSNLSMGGGICNLGNSFNCGGVPGVSSTTLGAGSSSSMKFVSSSSTRRSYRS; encoded by the exons ATGTCTCGCCAGTCCACCGTGAGGATTCAGAGGGGGAGAAGCGGCTTCAGCGCTGCTTCGGCCATGGTCCCCAACACGTGCCGGACCagcttcagctcctgctccgTCACCCGCCTGGGCAGCTGCAATGCTGGCAGTGGCTTTGCCAGGGTCGGGGGGGGCTTTGGAAGCAAAAGCCTCTACAATGTTGGTGGCTGCAAGAAGATCTCCGTGGCTGGAAGGGGTGGCAGCTTCTATGGCTCAGCAGGGTTTGGTGGTGGCGCCGGGAGTGTGTACGGGGGCGGCTTTGGTGTTCCAGCCAACCTTGGCTACGGATACGGGGCCTTTGGGGGCGGCCCTGGATTCCCAGCTGGGGGCATCCATGAAGTCTCCATCAATCAGAGCCTTCTGAAACCGCTCAACTTGGAGATTGACCCTAACATCCAAAGGATCCGAAAAGAGGAGAAGGAACAAATCAAAACCCTCAACAACAAATTCGCCTCCTTCATTGACAAG GTTCGATTCCTTGAGCAACAAAACAAAGTGCTGGAAACGAAGTGGAgtttgctgcaggagcagggaatgaaaaCAGTGAGGAACAACCTGGAGCCGCTTTTCGAGACCTACATCAACAACCTACGGGTGCAGCTGAACTCCTTGCTGAGCGACAAGGGGAGGCTGGAGGGAGAACTCGTCAACACCCAGTACCTGGTCGAGGACTTCAAGAAGAA GTATGAAGATGAGATCAACAGAAGGACCATTGCAGAGAACGAATTTGTGACGCTGAAGAAG GATGTAGATGCTTCCTACATGAACAAGGTGGAACTCCAAGCCAGGGCAGATGCACTgagtgaagaaattaatttcctgagAGCACTTTATGAAGCA GAGCTATCCCAGATGCAGACCCAGATCTCCGACACCTCTGTGGTTCTCACCATGGACAACAACCGGAACCTGGACCTGGACAGCATCATCTCTGAGGTCAAGGCTCAGTACGAGGACATCGCCAACCGGAGCCGCGCCGAGGCCGAGTCCTGGTACCAGACCAAG tatgaggagctgcaggccaCAGCTGGCAGGCATGGGGACGACCTCCGGAACACCAAGCAGGAGATCTCAGAGCTCAACCGCCACGTCCAGAGGCTCCGATCTGAGATTGACAGCGTGAAAAAACAG TGCGCAAACCTGAAAGCTGCCATCGCCGATGCTGAAGAGCGTGGGGAGCTGACCCTCAAGGACGCCAGGGCCAAACTGGCCGAGCTGGAGGATGCTCTGCAACAGGCCAAGGCTGACCTGGCCCGGCAGCTCCGGGAGTACCAGGAGCTCATGAACGTCAAGCTGGCCCTGGACATCGAGATTGCGACCTacaggaagctgctggaggGCGAGGAGTGCAG GCTGGCTGGAGATGGGGTCCCAGTGAATATCT CCGTCACCAGAACAACAGTGGGATCGGGATATGGAGGAGGGAGCAACCTCAGCATGGGAGGGGGGATCTGCAATTTGGGGAACAGCTTCAACTGTGGGGGCGTTCCCGGGGTGAGCAGCACCACCCTcggagctggcagcagctccagcatgaAGTTTgtctccagctcctccaccaGAAGAAGTTACAGGAGCTAA